From one Anaerococcus prevotii DSM 20548 genomic stretch:
- the murJ gene encoding murein biosynthesis integral membrane protein MurJ, whose protein sequence is MGQTTIVLMLITILSKILGFVRESVMAAYIGAGELKSIYTTATTVPNMLVGIVSVGIVSGYVPIFNKVKNEKDEYYANKFTSNIINVLFMYGLIFFIVVMLFAEPISKILSPDLKGSSLQLATNFTRIIMISIFSFLYASVIKGYLNIKGDFINPALPSLILNVFIIISTILSSIYDNSYILIVGTLLGYVTSYIKFPFVARKFGFKYEFKLDLNNKYLKSLLVMIIPIIISSAADQISLVIDNSMGSAFFGKESVSKIFYAKTMLGFITGVVTITVATVTFPSIAKLGQEGSLEEMKKEVSSSMILTMILVIPATLGMMVLSNPIIKLAFERNAFTTSDTVVVASLMRAYAPYIIFISVIKIFTNAFYAVGESKLPVVIILIQQIVNFILNFILIRFWSLNGLAFATAISTAIGSAMLVCAFYKRFGRVDSKENIQSTLKILISSIIMAVIAYFIYNTFITKIGSTLSLLASVSVSGLIYLIIVNFSKIDEVEIFKYSIAQKLRRK, encoded by the coding sequence ATGGGACAAACAACAATTGTATTAATGTTAATTACAATTTTATCAAAAATATTAGGCTTCGTGAGAGAGTCAGTTATGGCGGCTTATATTGGAGCTGGGGAGCTTAAGTCTATTTATACTACTGCTACTACAGTTCCAAATATGCTCGTAGGTATAGTATCTGTTGGTATAGTTTCTGGTTATGTACCTATCTTCAATAAAGTTAAAAATGAAAAAGATGAATACTATGCTAATAAATTTACATCCAATATAATTAATGTATTATTCATGTATGGTTTAATTTTTTTTATAGTTGTCATGCTATTTGCAGAACCTATATCTAAAATATTATCTCCAGATTTAAAGGGAAGTTCTCTACAACTGGCAACTAACTTTACTAGAATAATAATGATATCAATATTTTCATTTCTTTACGCTTCTGTCATTAAGGGATATTTAAATATTAAAGGTGACTTTATAAATCCAGCTCTGCCAAGCCTAATTTTGAATGTTTTCATTATTATATCTACAATATTGTCAAGCATATATGATAACTCTTATATATTAATAGTTGGCACCCTTTTGGGCTATGTTACATCTTATATTAAGTTTCCTTTTGTAGCTAGAAAATTCGGCTTTAAATATGAATTTAAATTAGACTTAAACAATAAATACCTAAAGTCATTACTTGTAATGATTATACCTATAATAATTTCTAGTGCTGCTGACCAGATTTCATTGGTTATAGATAATTCAATGGGATCAGCTTTCTTTGGAAAAGAAAGTGTATCGAAAATTTTCTATGCTAAGACTATGCTTGGTTTTATAACTGGTGTAGTAACTATAACAGTAGCTACTGTAACATTTCCTTCTATTGCAAAATTAGGACAGGAAGGAAGTCTTGAAGAAATGAAAAAGGAAGTTAGCTCATCTATGATTCTCACTATGATTCTAGTGATTCCTGCAACCTTAGGAATGATGGTTCTATCTAATCCAATTATAAAGCTAGCCTTTGAAAGAAATGCTTTTACAACATCTGATACTGTTGTAGTTGCTTCTTTGATGAGAGCCTACGCTCCATATATAATTTTTATTTCTGTAATCAAGATATTTACCAATGCGTTTTATGCTGTAGGAGAATCTAAATTACCAGTGGTTATTATATTAATACAGCAAATTGTAAATTTTATACTTAATTTTATACTAATTAGATTTTGGAGTCTAAATGGATTAGCCTTTGCAACAGCTATTTCCACAGCAATAGGAAGTGCTATGTTAGTTTGTGCCTTTTATAAGAGATTTGGTAGAGTTGATAGCAAGGAAAATATCCAATCAACACTTAAAATTTTGATATCTTCTATAATTATGGCTGTAATAGCATATTTTATATACAATACATTTATAACAAAGATTGGTTCAACTTTAAGCTTATTAGCTTCAGTATCTGTATCCGGACTCATTTATCTCATAATTGTAAATTTTTCAAAAATAGATGAAGTAGAAATATTCAAATATTCAATTGCACAAAAATTAAGAAGGAAATAA
- the murJ gene encoding murein biosynthesis integral membrane protein MurJ: MGHTTILLMIITILSKIFGFVRESVMAAVIGAGDIKSIYVTATTIPDIMMYTVITGIVSAYITVYTRIRTDKGEAEANSFTSNLINVLMVYGAIIFLLIIIFAGPISKIFSPKLIGETHDMATSFTRIMAVSIFAFLYSAVIRGFLNVRNNFIDPVVTEIILNIFVISATLLTGVFDNPYILIIGALIGNIVQFIRFPFASKKKGFSYEKKLKFKDPYIKYLLAIMIPIIISNAANKISVLIDKSMASGLLGIDTVAKVFYTENMLDFIVEVVTINIATITFPQVAKLGNEGKIDAMKEKTASTLIITLALVIPATFGMMTLARPIISLIYERNAFTAHDAALVSSLLVSYAPYIIFITFMKIISNSFYAVGDSKSPLIVILIQQTINVTLNWILAKEIGLDGIGLATSVSTAVGSLLIIFVYFKKFGKVKDARNMKSIGKISLGSLLMVFVAKGCYGFLESYVGLGLGLVLAILLSGIIYLLVLYKVKINPVYNLIEQKILRINS, from the coding sequence ATGGGACACACAACCATCTTATTGATGATTATTACAATTTTATCAAAAATATTTGGCTTTGTCCGTGAATCTGTTATGGCAGCTGTCATTGGCGCAGGGGATATCAAGTCCATCTACGTCACTGCCACCACCATCCCTGACATCATGATGTATACCGTCATAACAGGGATTGTTTCTGCCTATATCACAGTCTACACCAGGATCCGTACGGACAAGGGGGAGGCTGAGGCCAATAGCTTTACCTCAAACCTTATCAATGTCCTAATGGTCTACGGTGCTATTATCTTTCTTCTAATAATAATATTTGCAGGTCCCATATCTAAGATTTTCTCACCCAAACTCATAGGCGAAACCCACGACATGGCTACATCCTTTACCAGGATCATGGCAGTGTCAATCTTCGCCTTTCTTTACTCTGCGGTCATCAGAGGCTTTCTCAACGTGCGAAATAACTTCATCGACCCAGTAGTCACAGAGATAATCTTAAATATATTTGTAATTTCTGCAACCCTTCTTACGGGAGTCTTCGACAATCCCTATATCCTCATCATAGGAGCCCTTATAGGAAACATCGTCCAGTTTATCAGATTCCCATTTGCCAGCAAGAAGAAGGGCTTTTCTTATGAGAAGAAACTAAAGTTCAAGGACCCCTACATAAAGTACCTCCTTGCCATCATGATCCCAATCATCATATCCAACGCCGCCAACAAGATTTCTGTCCTAATAGATAAGTCCATGGCGTCAGGCCTACTTGGAATCGACACAGTGGCCAAGGTATTCTACACAGAAAACATGCTCGACTTCATAGTGGAAGTTGTTACAATCAACATAGCCACCATCACCTTCCCCCAAGTAGCCAAACTTGGCAATGAAGGGAAAATCGATGCAATGAAGGAAAAGACAGCAAGCACCCTAATCATAACCCTTGCCCTAGTAATCCCAGCCACCTTCGGCATGATGACTCTAGCAAGGCCAATTATTAGCCTAATCTACGAGAGAAACGCCTTCACGGCCCATGATGCAGCCCTCGTATCATCACTCCTAGTCTCTTACGCACCCTACATTATCTTCATCACCTTTATGAAAATAATCTCAAACAGTTTCTATGCAGTAGGAGACTCTAAGTCGCCACTCATAGTAATCCTCATCCAGCAGACTATAAATGTCACACTCAACTGGATTCTTGCAAAAGAAATAGGCCTAGACGGAATAGGTCTAGCAACCTCGGTATCGACTGCTGTCGGAAGTTTGCTAATAATCTTTGTTTATTTCAAGAAGTTTGGTAAAGTAAAAGATGCAAGAAATATGAAGTCTATAGGAAAAATCAGCCTAGGATCTCTTCTAATGGTGTTTGTGGCGAAGGGGTGCTATGGATTTTTAGAATCTTATGTTGGACTAGGACTAGGATTAGTATTAGCAATATTATTATCAGGAATCATTTACTTATTAGTTTTGTATAAGGTAAAGATTAATCCAGTTTATAATTTAATCGAGCAAAAGATACTTAGAATTAATTCATAA
- a CDS encoding LCP family protein, producing the protein MKKSIFTKIVVILATIINIVFFYFLYKYKILPHNYRLAIAVSIGIILCIFLYIGFIRKKNSNALKAIIIIFLLLLSIGEITFLSYANKSIKTVSEINNKPVQDTNEMSYVVLKDSEIKSLADIGDKEIATAGDMDQDNIRKAFSKYKEDHKKDLVEKNFASYQDSATALLEGKSEVMLLNESFRPILDEAIEGFSEKTRVLESVLVTGDEKKKEDKKEVAEDQSFNVFLSGIDTSGSLSNVSRSDVNMVLSVNPKEKKILITTIPRDTYLSIGGEGDKYDKLTHAGLYGVDTSIRSVEALLDIKIDYYGKVNFTTLVELINALGGITVDNPTAFQSSGGVYYFPQGKVEMNGDMALSFSRERYNLEEGDFDRGKNHTRVLTGIIRKMLSTEMLLNFNQIADIALESVNTDVPYEKMIELVNKQLADGGEWQIESEALKGKGTMDLDSYLMPNARLYMMVPSKDSIENIHNNIEENNK; encoded by the coding sequence ATGAAGAAATCTATTTTTACAAAAATTGTAGTCATTTTGGCTACCATAATCAATATTGTATTCTTTTATTTCCTATACAAATACAAGATTCTCCCTCACAACTACAGACTTGCCATAGCAGTCAGCATTGGGATAATTCTTTGTATTTTTTTGTATATAGGATTTATAAGAAAGAAAAACTCGAACGCATTGAAGGCTATCATAATCATATTCCTTCTACTACTAAGCATAGGTGAGATTACCTTCCTATCCTATGCCAATAAGTCCATCAAGACCGTTTCAGAAATCAACAATAAGCCTGTCCAGGACACCAACGAGATGAGCTATGTTGTATTGAAGGATTCTGAAATTAAAAGTCTTGCAGATATAGGAGATAAGGAAATCGCCACAGCAGGAGACATGGATCAGGATAATATAAGGAAGGCATTTAGTAAGTATAAGGAAGATCATAAGAAAGATCTAGTAGAGAAAAACTTCGCCAGCTACCAGGACTCTGCCACAGCACTTCTAGAAGGAAAGTCAGAGGTTATGCTTCTTAATGAGTCCTTTAGGCCAATCCTTGATGAAGCAATTGAGGGATTTTCTGAGAAAACCCGTGTACTCGAATCCGTCCTAGTTACAGGAGATGAGAAGAAGAAGGAAGATAAGAAGGAAGTAGCAGAGGATCAATCTTTCAATGTCTTCCTATCAGGAATCGACACATCAGGTAGTTTATCCAATGTATCAAGGTCCGATGTCAACATGGTCCTAAGTGTCAATCCAAAGGAGAAGAAAATCCTGATCACAACTATCCCAAGAGATACCTACCTATCCATAGGAGGAGAAGGGGACAAGTACGACAAGCTAACCCACGCGGGTCTTTACGGAGTGGACACCTCTATAAGGAGTGTAGAGGCCCTCTTAGATATCAAAATCGACTACTATGGCAAGGTCAACTTCACCACCCTAGTAGAACTCATAAACGCCCTTGGAGGAATCACCGTTGATAACCCAACCGCATTTCAATCAAGCGGTGGAGTATACTATTTCCCACAAGGAAAGGTAGAAATGAACGGAGACATGGCCCTATCCTTCTCCAGAGAAAGATACAATCTCGAAGAAGGAGACTTCGACAGAGGGAAAAACCACACCAGAGTCCTAACAGGAATCATAAGAAAAATGCTAAGCACAGAAATGCTCCTAAACTTCAACCAAATAGCAGATATAGCCCTAGAATCGGTCAACACAGACGTGCCATATGAGAAGATGATAGAGCTAGTCAACAAACAACTAGCCGACGGAGGCGAATGGCAAATAGAAAGCGAAGCCCTAAAAGGAAAAGGAACCATGGACCTCGACTCCTACCTAATGCCAAACGCAAGACTCTACATGATGGTCCCAAGCAAGGACTCCATAGAAAATATTCATAATAATATTGAGGAAAACAATAAGTAA
- a CDS encoding DUF1846 domain-containing protein — translation MKKAFDNDKYIKLQSEKIEERISHFDKLYMEFGGKLFDDSHASRVLPGFLPDSKLRMLYNLKDLCEIIITINANDIENNKIRGDNETSYDAETIRLKEAFEDYGFLVNGIIITQFDNQPKAVKYQKYLDNLGIASYKTYDIQGYPNNIDHIISKDGFGKNERVKTTRPLVVITGPGPGSGKMATCLSQMYLDHEAGINAGYAKFETFPIWNLALKHPVNMAYEAATANLDDVNMIDPYHLDAYGELAVNYNRDVEAFPILKKMFEKIMGSCPYKSPTDMGVNMVGFCIEDEEGVKRASKEEIIRRYYNTLVDFRYAKESYHAVEKIEMLMSQLEISPEDRTVAVKAREKAKMTGREAFAIRLESGEIITGKKSDLLSAPSAAILNALKKLGKLDDDLLLISPHIIEPVSNLKTKSLGGKETSLSANEMLIALSISGTTNPLSHMAIEQISKLKGLDAHSTVLLEDSQRSMLRKLGINFTQDAYLGNGNYEY, via the coding sequence GTGAAGAAAGCTTTTGATAATGATAAGTATATAAAATTGCAGTCGGAAAAGATCGAGGAGAGGATTTCTCATTTTGATAAGCTCTATATGGAGTTTGGGGGCAAGCTCTTTGATGATAGCCATGCATCAAGGGTGCTTCCTGGTTTTCTACCTGACTCAAAACTCAGGATGCTCTATAACCTCAAGGACCTTTGTGAGATTATAATAACCATCAATGCCAACGATATCGAAAACAACAAGATCAGAGGGGATAATGAGACCTCTTATGATGCGGAAACTATTAGGCTAAAGGAAGCCTTCGAGGACTATGGATTTTTGGTAAATGGAATTATCATAACCCAGTTTGATAACCAACCCAAGGCCGTGAAGTACCAAAAGTACTTGGACAACCTAGGAATCGCAAGTTACAAGACCTACGATATCCAGGGCTATCCAAACAACATCGACCACATTATCTCTAAGGATGGTTTTGGCAAGAACGAGAGAGTAAAGACCACAAGACCCCTAGTGGTTATCACAGGACCAGGACCAGGTTCAGGTAAGATGGCAACCTGCCTTTCTCAAATGTATCTGGACCACGAAGCAGGAATCAACGCAGGTTATGCCAAGTTTGAGACCTTCCCAATATGGAACCTCGCCCTCAAGCATCCTGTAAATATGGCCTACGAGGCAGCCACCGCCAACCTTGACGATGTAAATATGATTGACCCTTACCACCTAGATGCCTATGGGGAGCTTGCAGTAAACTACAATAGGGACGTAGAAGCCTTCCCTATACTTAAGAAAATGTTCGAGAAAATCATGGGTTCTTGCCCTTACAAGTCTCCAACAGATATGGGTGTCAATATGGTAGGCTTTTGCATAGAAGACGAAGAAGGGGTGAAGCGTGCCAGCAAGGAAGAGATTATCAGAAGATACTACAATACCTTAGTTGACTTTAGATATGCCAAGGAAAGCTATCATGCAGTAGAAAAAATCGAGATGCTAATGAGTCAGCTTGAAATAAGTCCAGAAGACAGGACAGTCGCAGTAAAGGCTAGAGAAAAGGCTAAAATGACTGGAAGAGAGGCCTTCGCTATTAGACTTGAATCAGGAGAGATCATCACAGGAAAGAAGAGCGATCTCTTGTCAGCACCATCAGCCGCTATCCTAAACGCCCTAAAGAAACTAGGAAAACTTGACGACGACCTTCTCTTGATATCACCACACATCATAGAGCCAGTTTCAAATCTTAAAACCAAGTCCCTGGGAGGTAAAGAAACATCCCTATCAGCTAACGAAATGCTAATAGCCCTCTCAATCTCAGGCACAACCAACCCCCTAAGCCACATGGCTATAGAACAAATCAGTAAACTAAAGGGCTTAGACGCCCACTCTACAGTCCTCCTAGAAGACAGCCAAAGATCCATGCTAAGAAAACTAGGCATAAACTTCACCCAAGACGCCTACCTAGGAAACGGCAACTACGAATACTAA
- a CDS encoding GIY-YIG nuclease family protein: protein MSYFVYLLTDKTNSRYYIGYTNNLIRRTYEHRNHLKKGSFSDKYNIGKLVYYEVFEDYENAREREIQMKKYSRTKKEALVNSLNPEWKDLYYDIIK, encoded by the coding sequence ATGAGTTATTTTGTTTATTTACTTACTGATAAGACAAATAGTAGATATTATATAGGCTACACCAACAATCTTATAAGAAGAACCTATGAACATAGGAATCATCTTAAGAAAGGGAGTTTTTCTGATAAGTATAATATTGGGAAGCTTGTTTATTATGAAGTATTTGAAGATTACGAAAATGCTAGAGAAAGGGAAATTCAGATGAAAAAGTATAGTAGGACAAAAAAGGAAGCTCTTGTTAATTCTTTAAATCCTGAATGGAAGGATTTGTATTACGATATTATTAAGTAA
- a CDS encoding FAD:protein FMN transferase has product MRIKKVFYPLAMALVITACANGANETDNNKDQVSQAEEKVEKKEAEEDTKAEDVGENQEDKKSTEVPKLDKTYYDYFDTVTTLLTYSDDEESFKKQCDVLEEELARYHKLYNSYDSFEGVNNFRTINEKAGIEPVKVDPEIIELIEYSKKMYELTDGNINIAMGSLLGLWHQYREMSIDNPEKAAIPPEDELIKKSEHENIDAIEIDKENSTVYINDPDVQIDIGAIGKGYATEKMAEKLKEAGFERGILSVGGDDVIIGENPNNSQGNWKIAVQNPFLEDKENPYSTVVNVKNTSVVTSGDYQRFFTVDGKNYHHIIDPATRYPSDKWKSVSVKADSIALADTLSTYFFIVDHETGLKKAAENKVEAYWIDQEGNEYKTEGWEKIEDK; this is encoded by the coding sequence ATGAGAATAAAGAAAGTATTTTACCCCTTGGCAATGGCCCTTGTAATAACAGCCTGTGCCAATGGAGCAAATGAGACAGATAATAATAAGGACCAGGTAAGCCAAGCGGAAGAAAAAGTAGAGAAAAAAGAGGCAGAGGAAGACACAAAAGCAGAAGATGTAGGAGAAAATCAAGAAGATAAGAAAAGCACTGAAGTGCCAAAACTTGACAAAACCTACTACGACTATTTCGACACTGTAACTACCCTTCTAACCTACTCTGATGATGAAGAAAGCTTCAAGAAACAATGCGACGTCCTCGAAGAAGAGCTAGCTAGATATCACAAGCTCTACAACTCCTACGATTCCTTCGAAGGAGTAAATAACTTCAGAACAATCAACGAAAAGGCAGGAATCGAGCCAGTCAAGGTAGACCCTGAAATAATCGAGCTAATCGAATACTCAAAGAAAATGTACGAACTAACAGACGGAAACATCAACATAGCCATGGGATCTCTCCTAGGCTTGTGGCACCAATACAGGGAAATGTCCATAGATAATCCTGAAAAGGCAGCAATCCCACCAGAAGATGAGCTCATCAAGAAAAGCGAGCACGAAAACATAGATGCCATTGAAATAGACAAGGAAAACTCCACAGTCTACATCAACGACCCAGACGTCCAAATAGATATAGGAGCAATCGGCAAAGGCTACGCCACAGAAAAAATGGCAGAAAAACTAAAAGAAGCAGGATTTGAAAGAGGAATCCTCTCAGTCGGTGGAGATGACGTAATCATAGGAGAAAATCCAAACAACAGCCAAGGAAACTGGAAAATAGCAGTCCAAAATCCCTTCCTAGAAGATAAAGAAAATCCATACTCCACAGTAGTAAACGTCAAGAACACCTCAGTAGTAACAAGCGGTGACTACCAAAGATTCTTCACAGTAGACGGCAAAAACTACCACCACATCATAGACCCAGCCACCAGATACCCATCCGACAAATGGAAATCCGTATCAGTAAAAGCAGACAGCATAGCCCTAGCAGACACCCTCTCAACCTACTTCTTCATAGTAGACCACGAGACAGGACTAAAAAAAGCAGCTGAAAACAAAGTAGAAGCATACTGGATAGACCAAGAAGGAAACGAATACAAAACCGAAGGCTGGGAAAAAATAGAAGATAAATAA
- a CDS encoding UPF0158 family protein, whose protein sequence is MKVRKPINLSWLVEKWTLIDEDSYLKNMWLNTESLDFIRINKEIQTAEDIEENYIDIDADVENFLLLPTADELDSQRLREAFVASLDRHQRDNFLDNYEGIAPREEFLDIVYEQGLEGQWNSFRDKAAADILLTWALEESIPVNKDMETININKL, encoded by the coding sequence ATGAAAGTAAGAAAACCAATCAATCTATCATGGTTAGTTGAAAAATGGACCTTGATAGATGAAGATTCATATCTTAAGAATATGTGGTTGAATACAGAATCCCTTGATTTCATAAGAATCAACAAGGAAATCCAAACCGCAGAAGACATAGAAGAAAATTATATAGATATAGACGCAGACGTAGAAAACTTCTTGCTCTTGCCAACAGCAGATGAGCTAGATAGCCAAAGACTAAGAGAAGCCTTTGTAGCAAGCCTTGACAGACACCAAAGGGATAACTTCCTAGACAACTACGAGGGAATCGCCCCAAGAGAGGAATTCCTTGATATAGTCTACGAACAAGGACTTGAAGGACAATGGAACTCCTTCAGAGACAAGGCAGCAGCGGACATATTACTAACATGGGCTCTTGAAGAATCAATCCCAGTAAACAAAGACATGGAGACAATTAACATAAACAAACTATGA
- the glgB gene encoding 1,4-alpha-glucan branching protein GlgB, whose product MKVNITETNHDHIENYLAGHSSMGADIWGAHKDTDGKYVFRVLAPNSDEVYIKGDFTSWENTRMTKNTKYGYFFIKLNANPGDYYKYIVVHQGNWVEKTDPFARAMDKEGDFASIITDDSYDFSDEEFIKNRDKNFDKPLNIYEIHIGSWLRYNDKVNFLDIVDKLVAYVKEMNYTHVEIMPITEYPYYPSWGYQSSGFFATSSRFGSPVDLKKFVDILHQNGIGVILDMVAVHFASDYFGLDHFDGTGMYESVYPDLKYSEWGSNNFDYSKGHVRSFMKSAMTYWLENFHFDGIRIDAVSYMIHYNGNKNRGVHKDNIEFIKDLNKTIHEAFPNVMLIAEDSSDYPQVTGKVEDGGLGFDYKWDLGWMNDTLRYFKTDSINRVNHQANINFSMFYYYNERFILPLSHDEVVHMKGAMINKMAGSYEEKFKELKLLYTYQMTHPGKKLNFMGNEIATFDEWDEHESINWDILKFPTHDDIHRYVKDINALYLESPAFFEKDYEEDGFSWKVVDDNINSVFAYERKAGDDRYLVVLNMTNTYKARYEIPYDEEVEFVEVLDSLSETYGGSRWDKRNIKIEKGNNLVLELWEYEAIVLKIK is encoded by the coding sequence ATGAAAGTTAATATAACAGAAACTAACCATGATCATATAGAAAATTATCTAGCGGGCCACTCGTCTATGGGGGCTGATATTTGGGGAGCCCACAAAGATACTGACGGCAAGTATGTGTTCAGGGTCCTTGCCCCAAATTCGGACGAAGTCTACATCAAGGGAGATTTCACTTCTTGGGAAAATACCAGGATGACCAAAAACACCAAGTACGGTTATTTTTTTATTAAGCTTAATGCGAATCCTGGTGATTATTATAAGTATATAGTAGTCCACCAAGGGAATTGGGTAGAAAAGACCGACCCCTTTGCTCGTGCTATGGACAAGGAAGGCGACTTTGCGAGTATCATAACAGATGACTCCTACGACTTCTCCGATGAAGAATTTATCAAAAACAGGGATAAGAACTTCGATAAGCCACTAAATATCTACGAAATCCACATAGGAAGCTGGCTTAGGTACAATGATAAGGTCAACTTCCTCGATATAGTAGATAAATTAGTAGCCTATGTCAAGGAAATGAACTACACCCACGTGGAAATCATGCCTATAACCGAATATCCTTATTATCCATCCTGGGGCTATCAATCAAGCGGATTTTTTGCGACAAGCTCCCGTTTTGGAAGTCCGGTGGACCTTAAGAAATTTGTCGATATCCTCCACCAAAACGGAATCGGAGTAATCCTTGATATGGTGGCAGTTCATTTTGCTAGCGACTACTTCGGTCTAGATCATTTTGATGGAACTGGAATGTATGAGTCAGTCTATCCCGACCTTAAATACTCCGAGTGGGGATCTAATAACTTCGACTACTCCAAGGGCCATGTCAGAAGCTTTATGAAATCAGCTATGACCTATTGGCTAGAGAACTTCCACTTCGATGGAATAAGAATCGACGCGGTAAGCTACATGATCCACTACAATGGCAACAAGAATCGTGGAGTCCACAAAGACAATATCGAATTTATTAAGGACCTTAACAAAACCATCCACGAGGCCTTCCCAAATGTTATGCTCATAGCAGAAGACTCCTCAGACTACCCACAAGTTACAGGCAAAGTCGAAGATGGAGGACTGGGCTTTGACTACAAGTGGGACTTAGGTTGGATGAACGATACTCTAAGGTATTTTAAGACAGATTCTATAAACAGGGTCAACCATCAGGCAAATATCAACTTTTCCATGTTCTACTACTACAACGAACGCTTTATCCTACCACTAAGCCACGACGAGGTAGTGCACATGAAAGGCGCTATGATTAATAAGATGGCAGGATCCTACGAGGAGAAGTTCAAAGAGCTTAAGCTCCTCTACACCTACCAGATGACCCATCCTGGCAAGAAGCTCAACTTTATGGGTAATGAAATCGCAACCTTTGACGAGTGGGATGAGCATGAATCGATTAATTGGGATATACTCAAATTCCCAACCCATGACGATATCCACCGCTACGTCAAGGACATAAACGCCCTTTATTTAGAAAGTCCTGCCTTTTTCGAAAAAGACTATGAAGAAGATGGATTTTCCTGGAAAGTAGTAGATGATAATATTAATTCTGTTTTCGCCTACGAAAGAAAAGCCGGAGATGATAGATACCTTGTAGTCCTTAACATGACCAACACCTACAAGGCTCGTTACGAGATACCTTACGATGAAGAAGTAGAATTTGTCGAAGTCTTGGATTCGCTTTCTGAGACCTATGGTGGAAGTAGATGGGATAAGAGAAATATAAAAATAGAGAAAGGAAACAATTTAGTATTGGAGCTTTGGGAATACGAAGCAATAGTACTAAAAATAAAATAA
- the udk gene encoding uridine kinase: protein MTDVKIVAIAGGSASGKSSIVREIANYFKDDLTVIGHDNYYKAHDDISFEQRAKLNYDYPGAFDNDLFYKDLLKLLEGKTIAMPTYDYNIHTRSKETIEVKPTRIILIEGILVLYDERIRSITDTKVFVDADSDVRLQRRILRDTKERGRSLESVLTQYIGQVKPMHETYIEPSKKYADIIIPRGAKNLKGIQILKRHIKHLIEEENES from the coding sequence ATGACAGATGTAAAAATTGTAGCAATTGCTGGGGGCTCGGCCTCTGGCAAAAGCTCGATTGTAAGAGAGATTGCAAATTATTTTAAGGATGACTTAACTGTAATAGGTCACGACAATTACTACAAGGCCCACGATGACATATCCTTTGAGCAAAGAGCCAAGCTTAATTATGACTACCCAGGTGCTTTCGACAATGATTTATTTTATAAGGACTTATTAAAACTGCTCGAAGGTAAGACTATAGCCATGCCGACCTATGATTACAATATCCACACCAGAAGCAAGGAGACTATAGAGGTTAAGCCTACAAGGATTATCCTAATTGAAGGAATCCTTGTTCTATATGATGAAAGGATTAGGTCTATCACAGACACCAAGGTCTTTGTCGATGCCGATAGCGATGTGAGGCTACAAAGGAGAATACTAAGAGATACCAAGGAACGTGGCAGGTCACTAGAATCGGTCCTTACCCAATACATCGGCCAGGTTAAGCCAATGCATGAGACCTATATCGAGCCAAGCAAGAAATATGCAGACATTATTATTCCAAGAGGAGCGAAGAACCTAAAGGGAATTCAAATCCTCAAAAGACACATTAAACATTTGATTGAGGAAGAAAATGAAAGTTAA